The following are encoded together in the Zonotrichia albicollis isolate bZonAlb1 chromosome 10, bZonAlb1.hap1, whole genome shotgun sequence genome:
- the ARL5A gene encoding ADP-ribosylation factor-like protein 5A isoform X1, producing the protein MGILFTRIWRLFNHQEHKVIIVGLDNAGKTTILYQFSMNEVVHTSPTIGSNVEEIVVNNTRFLMWDIGGQESLRSSWNTYYTNTEFVIVVVDSTDRERISVTKEELYKMLAHEDLKKAGLLIFANKQDVKECMTVAEISQFLKLTSIKDHQWHIQACCALTGEGLCQGLEWMMSRLKIR; encoded by the exons AGCACAAGGTGATCATTGTGGGCCTGGACAATGCAGGGAAAACGACCATTCTGTACCAATT CTCCATGAACGAGGTGGTTCACACCTCTCCCACCATCGGCAGCAACGTGGAGGAGATCGTGGTGAACAACACGCGCTTCCTGATGTGGGACATCGGGGGGCAGGAGTCCCTGCGCTCCTCCTGGAACACCTACTACACCAACACCGAG TTTGTGATAGTTGTGGTGGACAGCACAGACAGAGAGAGAATTTCTGTGACTAAAGAAGAGCTGTACAAAATGTTAGCACACGAG GACTTGAAGAAAGCAGGGCTGCTGATCTTTGCCAACAAGCAGGATGTGAAGGAGTGCATGACAGTAGCTGAGATCTCCCAGTTCCTGAAGCTGACTTCAATTAAGGATCACCAGTGGCACATTCAGGCCTGCTGTGCTCTCACTGGAGAGGG gctgtgccaaggACTGGAGTGGATGATGTCCCGCCTGAAGATCAGATGA
- the ARL5A gene encoding ADP-ribosylation factor-like protein 5A isoform X2 — protein sequence MNEVVHTSPTIGSNVEEIVVNNTRFLMWDIGGQESLRSSWNTYYTNTEFVIVVVDSTDRERISVTKEELYKMLAHEDLKKAGLLIFANKQDVKECMTVAEISQFLKLTSIKDHQWHIQACCALTGEGLCQGLEWMMSRLKIR from the exons ATGAACGAGGTGGTTCACACCTCTCCCACCATCGGCAGCAACGTGGAGGAGATCGTGGTGAACAACACGCGCTTCCTGATGTGGGACATCGGGGGGCAGGAGTCCCTGCGCTCCTCCTGGAACACCTACTACACCAACACCGAG TTTGTGATAGTTGTGGTGGACAGCACAGACAGAGAGAGAATTTCTGTGACTAAAGAAGAGCTGTACAAAATGTTAGCACACGAG GACTTGAAGAAAGCAGGGCTGCTGATCTTTGCCAACAAGCAGGATGTGAAGGAGTGCATGACAGTAGCTGAGATCTCCCAGTTCCTGAAGCTGACTTCAATTAAGGATCACCAGTGGCACATTCAGGCCTGCTGTGCTCTCACTGGAGAGGG gctgtgccaaggACTGGAGTGGATGATGTCCCGCCTGAAGATCAGATGA